The Tessaracoccus timonensis sequence GGCGAGAACGAGGAGACGGTGCGGGCGTACAACGAACGGCTGGGCTTGACGTTCACGGCCATCCCAGACGAGACGCAGAAGCTCGCGGCGTCGTACGGAGTGCGAGCGATCCCGGCGCACTACTTCATCGATGCCGACGGGACAGTGCAGGAACTGGCGTTCGGGGCGCTGTCCGCCGACACCATCGAGGAGCATCTGGACCGGCTCGTGGGCGGATGAAGCGTCTGGTTCTCCGTCCACGAGCCCGCCGCGGTCAGCCCTGGGCCGCGGCCTTCGCGGCGGCAGGTAACGCGTCGACGATCCGGCCGATGGCCTCGTCGTCGTGGGCCGCCGACAGGAACCACGCCTCGAACGCCGACGGGGGCAGCGCGACGTGCTGGCTCAGCATCGCGTGGAAGAACCGGCCGAACGCGGCGGTGTCTTGCGCCTTCGCGTCCTCGTAGTTGCGCACCGGTTCCTCGCGGAAGAACACCGAGAACAGGCTGCTCGCGTGCTGCACCACGTGCGGCACCGACGCGGCATTGAGCGCGTCGTGCACCGCCCCCTGCAGCTGCTCCGAAACGCGATTGACATGGGCATACACCTCGTCTGTGGCGAGCCGGAGCGTGGCGATGCCAGCTGCCGTCGCCAGCGGATTCCCCGACAACGTTCCGGCCTGATACACCGGCCCGACGGGGGCCAGCATCTGCATGACATCTTCGCGCCCGGCCAGCGCAGCCAGCGGCATGCCGCCGCCCACCACCTTGCCGAACGTGACGAGGTCGGGCGTATAGCCACCCTCAACCCCCAGCCACCCGCCCGGCGCGGTACGGAACCCGGTGAGCACTTCGTCGACGATCATCAGCGCGCCGTGCTCCTCAGTGAGGCGGCGAATCTCCTGGTTGAAGCCCTCCGACGGTGGCACCACACCCATGTTGCACGGCACCGCCTCCGTGATGACGCACGCGATCTCGCTGCCTGCTTGCGCAAACACCGCGCGCAGCGCGTCGACGTCGTTGTACTCCACGACGATGGTGTCGCCCGCTGCGGCTGGCGTCACTCCGGCAGACCCGGGCAACCCCTGGGTAGCCAACCCCGACCCGGCGGCGGCGAGGAGCGCGTCGGAGTGTCCGTGGTAGCAGCCGGCGAACTTCACGATCTTGCTGCGCTCGGTTGCCCCGCGCGCCAGGCGGATGGCGGTCATCGTCGCTTCGGTGCCCGTCGACACGAACCGTACCTGCTGGGCAGCCGGCACCCGCTCGCGGATGAGCTCGGCCAGCTCCACCTCCGCGCTGGTGGGGGCGCCGAACGACAGCCCCTTCGCCGCCGCTTCCTGCACCGCGGCCACCACCTCGGGGTGCGCATGGCCCAGCAGCGCCGGCCCCCACGAACATACGAGGTCGACGTAGTCCTGGCCGTTCACATCAAAGACGTGCGCCCCTCGCGCCTTGGCGACGAACACCGGCGTGCCACCCACAGAACCGAACGCGCGCACCGGCGACGACACCCCGCCCGGGATGACCCCCTTCGCGCGACGAAACAGCGTGTCCATGTCGATTACTTCAGCCATGAGGCCATCTCCAATCCCCAGTAGGTGAGCACGATATCGGCGCCCGCGCGCACGATAGCGGTGACGGACTCGTCGATGGCGCGTTCGCGGTCAATCCAGCCGTTCGCGGCGGCCGCCTCGATCATGGCGTACTCGCCCGACACCTGATAGGCCGCGACGGGCACGTCGGAAACCTCCGCCACGTCGGCCAGCACATCGAGGTAGTAGCCGGCAGGTTTCACCATCACCATGTCGGCGCCTTCGGTCAAGTCGAGTTCGGTTTCGCGCACGCCCTCGCGGCGGTTGGCCGGGTCTTGCTGGTAGGTGCGACGGTCGCCCTGCAACGTAGACGTGACCGCCTCGCGGAACGGGCCGTAGAAGCTCGACGCGTACTTCGCGGAGTAGGCGAGGATGGCGGTGTCGATGTGGCCCTCGCCGTCGAGGGCAGCGCGGATAGCTTCGATCTGGCCGTCCATCATGCCGGAGGGCGCGACGACGTGCGCGCCCGCGTTGGCTTGTGCAATCGCCATCGACGCGTAGGCGGCCAGCGTGGCGTCGTTGTCGACGGAGCCGTCGTCGGCGAGGAAGCCGCAGTGGCCGTGCGAGGTGAACTCGTCGAGGCAGGTGTCGGCCATGACGACGGTGTCGTCGCCCACTGCGTCGCGACAAGCGGCGATGCCGCGCTGCAAGATGCCATCCTCGGCCCAGGCCTGCGAGCCGCGCTCGTCCTTGACCTCGTCGGAAGGTACGCCGAACAGCATGATGCCGCCGAGGCCAGCCTTCGCAACGTCTTCCGCGACGCGCTTGATGCCCTCAGTGGTGTGGCGGCGGACGCCGGGCATGGAAGAGATGCCGCCTTCGGTATCGGCCACGAAGGCAGGAAGTACGAGCTGGCTAGGGTGGACGCGGGTCTCGCGAACCAGCTTGCGCATGGCCGGGGTGGTGCGCAAGCGGCGCGGACGGAAGGGAATGTGGGTCATGGCGTCCACGTTACCGCGGAAAACCTGACCGTTATCCTCCACCAGAAGCTAACGACCCCTTGTTTTGGCGGATTTTCTTCACGCGTGGAGGAAAACGGTCAAAACGGGCGGGCTGGCCGATCGGGCCGAGCCGTGGCGGCCGGGCGGGTAGCGATGGCGGTCAGACCGCGTGGCAGCGCGGCGGGCGCCGTCGCCCCGTGACCGTTATCCTCCACGCCTGCAAAAAATGCTCGAAAAGCGGGTCTCGTTAGCTTCTGGTGGAGGATAACGGTCAACTTTCGTGGATGCCCCCGATGGCCTCGACGAGCCCAGCCACGTCTTGCGTGGCCGCGGTGGCGGCGACGGGGACGCCTGCAGCGTCGAGCGCGCGCCGCGACGGCTCGCCGAAGGCGACGACGCGGACGTCGTCGCGCCACTCGAGCAGTGCGTCGAACGCCCGCCCAACGGACCCCGACGTGACCACCACAATGTCGAATTGCCCTGAACCCCAGGCGCGAAGAGCCTCGTCAGGCACGCTATCGAGCGCTGCCATGGTGTAGATGGGCACGACGTCGACGGTCCAGCCTTTTGCTCGTAACCCGTCGGCGAGCGTGGGAGAGGAAAGCTTCGAGCCTGGAATCAGCACGCGGCCCGGCCCATCAGGGAAGGCAGCCGCCAGCGCGCGCCCGCTCGATTCCCCCTCCGGGATGAGATCGACGACGTACCCAGCCGCCTCGAGCGCCTTTGCCGTCGCCGCCCCGACCGCAGCCACTCGTGCGCCCTCCGGCAGCCGGACTCCGCGCCGAGCGAGGCATTGCACGGTGTTTGCCGAAGTCACGGCCACCCAGTCGGCCTCAGGCAGCGGCCCCGCGAGCGGCAAATCCACCACCTCCTGCACTGGCTGGCAGAACACCTCCGCACCCGTGGCCCGCAGCCCGTCGGCGAGCGCCCCATCGTCGCGCGGCAGGAACACCTGCACACCCGCGAGCGGCGTTTCCCCTCGCCAGAGCGAGGCATCATCGTGCAGTTCGGCCAGCCGCGACGGGCGTGTCGCATCAAGTTCCTCGACGTCGGCTGCGCCGCCGTCGAGCAGCGCGCGCACCGCCTCATCGGCCACACCGTCGCCGAGCGGTCGCTCCGCCAGCGCCGACGAGCGCCCATCGAGCGCGAACACCCCGGCGCGCAGTACGCCGTCGGCTACGAGCGCGGCGATGGGCGCTGCGCAGCCGCCGCCCAATCCGGCGAGCACCGCTCGCTCGGCTTCCACCGCCCGCCGGGTCTCGGCGTTGTCGACGGCGGCCAGGGCCTGCAGCACTTCGACGTTGTCAGCCCGGCATTCGAGCGCCAGCGCGCCCTGGCCTGGCGCGGGCAGGATGGGGAGCAGTTCGTCGATCTGTTCTGCCATGCCCAACCGACGAAGCCCCGCCGCCGCGAGCACGACGGCGTCGAGATCGCCGTCGGCGACCCGCGCCAGGCGCGTGCCGACGTTGCCGCGGATGTCGACGTATTGGAGGTCGGGCCGCAGCGCGCGCAGCTGGGCGACCCGCCGGGGCGACCCGGTGCCCACCTTCGCGCAGGCAGGCAGCTCGTCGAGCCGGCGCCCGGCGGCGCAGAGCGCGTCGTGCGGGCAGGCTCGTTCGGGCACTGCGGCCACGACGAGCCCCGGCACCGCCGCGGTGGGGAGGTCTTTCAGCGAGTGGACGGCGAAGTCACAACGCCCATCGAGGATTGCGGTGCGCAGCTCCGCAGCGAACACGCCGAGCGTGCCGAGCCTAGTGAGCGACCCACGCTCCACGTCGCCGCCGGTGCGGATGCGCACCAGCTCGACGGTGTGCCCGAGCGCCCGCAGTTGGTCAGCCACGAGCTCCGATTGGGTCACCGCTAGCAGCGACGCCCGCGTGCCAAGCCTCAAATGCATGCCGGCTCCTCACCGAATCCGTTCCGCGGCCTCTGCTACCGGCCCGATGCCGTTGCCGTCGAGCCACGCGCCCACCACATCGACGCCGACGGACGCCGCAGCATCCAGCACGGCCTCGCGTTCGCCCGACGAGATCCGCCCGGGCATCTCGTGCGAGATGGCGACGACGTCGCGGATGTGGCCGCTCAAATCCAGTTTGGTCAGCGCCGATGCATCCGCCGCCACCACCTCACGAGACGGCGCCTCCGCCCCGCCGTACGACAGCCGCAACACGTGCACGCCCTCCACCCACGGCCACTTGCGCGAGTAGTGAGTGAGCGCCCGGGCGACGATGGCGTCGTCGCGCTCACCCATCAGCAGCCCAGATCCGACGGGGTCCGCGCCGAGCTCTGGGTGGTCGCTCGCCACCAGCACAACCTGCGATGGCGTGGTGGCCGCTGGCTCCGACACCGTCGCGCCCAGCCCCGCCAGCAGCCGCGCCGTCACCGCACCGGGGGTAGCGAGCACGACGCGTTCGGCCCGCATCTGCCCATCGCCCGTAGTCACGACGAACTTGGCGCCGTCGCGCTCCACCGCGGACACCGCGCACCCGCACCGCACATCCAGCGGCGCCGCCAGCTCGTCGATCAGGCGGAACATCCCCCCGACGGGCTGCGCCACCGCCGCCTGCCCAGGGCGCCGGAGCGCCGCGACCGCACCTAGCAGCGACCCCTCCGCCGCCAGCGCATCGAGCAGTTTCGGCGCGAACACGTCGAGGCGCACATCCATCGGATCCGATCGGTACACGCCGCGCGTGAGTGGCGCCATGAGCTTCTCGACGACGCCCTGGCCCATGCGCGTCTCTGCGAGCTGGCCGGCGGTGGTGGCGTCGGCGCCGACGGTGCGGTCGAGGCTCAGGTCTCGCTCCACCCGTGCGCGCTCATCCGCGGTCAGCACCCCCAATGCTGGATCGTCGAGCGATCCCGGGATGCCGAGCACTCCGTCGGCGAGTGGCACGATGCGGTCGCTCCACCACACGTGCGGCTGCCCGGCCGGCCCGGCCACCTCCAGCCCCAACTTCGCGCACAGCGCCTGCGCGGCCGCGCTGCGGGTGGCGAACGCCTCTGCACCAGCGTCGACGCGCACGCCGCCCACCTCGACGGGCGCGATCATCCCACCTGGCGCATTCGCCGCTTCGAGCACCACCACGTCGTGCCCGGATTCGACGAGCTTCCTCGCGGCAAGCAGCCCCGCTAGGCCGCCCCCGACGATAACGGCGCTCATAGTTCGTGGATGAGCGCGACGAGGTCGGTCAGCACGCTCGGGTCGGTGGTGGGGGGCACGCCGTGGCCGAGGTTCACGACGTGCGCGGGGGCGGACTTGCCGCGCTCGACGACGTCGCGGGCATGCGCTTCCAACGCATCCCAGCCGGCGGCCAGCATGGCCGGGTCGATGTTGCCCTGCAGCGGGAGGCCGGGCACGAGCTGGGCGGCCTCGTCGAGGGGTGTGCGGTAGTCCACGCCGATGGCCTCGACGCCGCATTGGGCCATGTCAGGCAGGATTTGACGGGTGCCGACTCCGAAGTGGATGCGCGGCACCCGCCCCTCCACCGCGGCCAGCGCCCGTGCCGAATGCGGCGCGACGGAGGCGACGTAGTCCGCCCGGCTGAGCGACCCGGCCCACGAATCGAACAGTTGCGCCGCCCGCGCGCCGGCGTCGACCTGCACCTGCAAGAACTGCCCCGACAGCTCCGCACACCACGCGAGCAGCCGCTCCCACGCGGCGGGGTCGGCGTGCATCATGGTGCGGGCCGTGAGGTGATCGCGCGAGCCCTTCCCTTCGACGAGGTACGCCGCCAGTGTGAACGGCGCGCCCGCAAACCCGATGAGCGGCACCTCGCCCAGCTCGCCGACGAGAATCTGCACGGCCTCGGTGATCGCCGACGGGTCGTCCATGCGGTGCGACGTGATCCGCGCCACGTCGGCTGCGGTGCGCACCGGTTCGTCGATCACGGGCCCCACCCCAGGCACGATGTCGACGTCCACGCCGGCCAGCACGAGGGGCGTCATGATGTCAGAGAAGAAAATCGCCGCGTCCACGTTGTGCCGCCTGACGGGTTGCATCGTGATTTCGGCAGCGAGCTCAGGCCGCAGGCAAGCCTCCAGGATGGTGGTGCCTTGGCGCGCTTCTTTGTACTCCGGTAGTGAGCGCCCTGCCTGGCGCATGAACCATACGGGTAACCGACGGGGGCGGGCCCCGCTCAGGGCTTCGAGAAACGTGCTCATACTCCTTGATTCTGCCGTATTGCCTCAAGGTGGTTGAATGGACCCATATGTCTCTGCAGATTTTCTCTCTTGAACACCACCGTCACGGCCTGCCGGTGGTGGAGCAAGCCGCGGCGAATGTCGACGGAGTCGCCGAGCGGATCGCCCACCACGACGGCGTGCGGGGGGTTGTTCTGCTGCACACCTGCAACCGGGTTGAGCTGGTGCTGGAGGTAGACGACGCCGGCCTGGCAATCCCGTCCCTGCTGCGTGCGCACTTCGGTGCAGAGTTCCCGTGGCGCATCTACCGAGGCGAGCAGGCCCTCGACCACATCTTCCGCGTGACCGCAGGGCTCGAATCCATGGTGATGGGGGAGCGCGAGATCGCTGGCCAGTACCGCCGCGCGCTGCAGGAGGCGCAGGCTAGTGGGCACGCGTCGCTCGCCATCAGCACCGCTATCGAGGAGGCGCTGCGAACCTCCAAGAAGGTCGCCAGCCACACGCATCTCGACGGCGCCGGGCGCTCGGTCGTCTCCGTCGGCTTGGATCTGCTCACCGTCGACGACTGGTCGACGTCACGGGCGCTCCTCGTCGGCACCGGCAGCTACGCCGGCGCGGTAGTGGCCGCGTTGAAAGCCCGCGGGGTGCGCAGCATCGGCGTGCACTCCGCCACTGGCCGCGCGGCTTCGTTCGCCGACGCCCACGCCATCGACCCCGTCGACGATCTCGCCGACGCACTCGCCACCGCCGACATCGTCGTCACCTGCCGCGGGCGAGGCGCCGTGATTGGCCCCGACGATGTCCGTGCCGGCATGAAGCTCCTCGACCTCGCGCTCGTCCGCGACGTCGACTGCGCGGTGGAAGCGGTAACCGGCGTGCAGGTGGTGAGCCTTGAGACCGTCCAGCTGAACGTCGATCCGAAGTACGACGGCGACCTCGCCACCGCCGAGCGCCTCATCGACGCCGGACGCACGGCCGCGCTGACGAAGATCCGCGCCCGCGTCGTTGACCCAGCCGTCACCTCCTTACGTGAGACGGTGATGCACCTCGTCGAGGAGGAAACCGACCGCCTCCCGAACCGCCCGCTGACAAGGGAAGACGCCGCCCGGGCGCTCGAGCGCCTCGCCGTCCGACTGCTCCACATTCCCTCCGCCCGCGCCCGCGAAGCGGCCCAGCTGGGGCGCACCAATGAATACCTCATCGCCATGCACGAGCTCTACGGCATCGGAGAGCCGCTTGCCGCACACGCGGTGGAGGAAGGGCGCTGCCCCGTCACCGGGCTGGGCATGGACGACGTCGCTAGCCAGAAATCTCAACGCACCATCGCATCATGAACATCGAACCTTATAGCGCCATCATGGTGGCCTCGTACGGTGGCCCCAACCAGCCCGACGACGTGTTGCCATTCATGCGCAACGCCACCCGCGGCAAGGGGATTCCCGACGAGCGCCTCCTGGAGGTCTCCGAGCACTACATGCTGTTCGGCGGCAAGTCGCCCATCAATGAACTGAACGCGAAACTCGTCGACGCGCTCCAGGCCGAGCTGCACCGTCGCGGCGCCGACGCACCCGTGGTGATCGGCAACCGAAACTGGGAGCCGTATATGTCCGACGTGGTGCGCGAGCTGGTCGACGGTGGCCACAAGCGGGTGCTCGCCCTCGCGACGAGTGCATACCAGTCGTACTCCAACTGCCGTCAGTATCACGAAGACCTCGTGCAGGCCTCCGACGGGCAACCCATCGTCGTCGACAAGCTCGACCCCTTCTGGTGGGCGCCCGAGTTCGCGAGCGCCAACGCCCGTCGCGTCGTAGCCTCATGGCGCGCGCTGCGGGAGCGAATCGGCGACGGAAGGGCGCGCCTGGTGTTCGTCACGCACTCCATCCCGGTGGGGATGGAGGAGCGCTCTGGCCCGGGCGCACCGTCGCCGCACTATCAGGCGCAGCATCTCCAGGTGGCGCAACAGGTGGCGGAGCTCGCCGCCGACGAGCTCGGTGAGGCGCTCACCTGGGACCTCGCCTTCTGCTCGAGGTCCGGACCGCCGCGCGTGCCGTGGCTCGAGCCCGACGTGAACGACCACCTTGAGGCGATCGTCGACGAGGTGGACGGCGTCGTCGTAGCGCCCATCGGGTTCATCGCCGATCACATGGAAGTGGCTTTCGACCTCGACAACGAAGCCGCCCAAACCGCTCGCAGTCTAGGCCTCACCTACGAGCGCGCGGGCACCGTCGGCGTGGACGACGAGTTCGTCGGCATGCTGGTGGACCACATTGAAGACGCCGCTCGGCGCGCCAGCGAAGGCAAGTCGGTGGCCGACTACTGTCAATTCGCGGGCGGCACGTGCTGCCTGCCGCCCCAACGCCCCACCCGAACAGGAGCACCATCGTGAAGCACCCCAGCCGCGACGAACGCGACCAGCAAAACGTCGACTACAAGGCCATTAACCGCGAATCGCACTACTCCATGCACGCCGTGTTCGCCACGTGCATGCCGCTTTCCGACGACGCCGAGGCGCAGGCGACGGCGTTACGCGAAGAGATCGAAGCCACTGGGGTCACCATCCGCGGCTTCTACGACGTCGGTGGCTTCCGTGCCGACGCCGACCTCATGGTGTGGATGCTCGCCGACGACCCCCACGCGCTCCAGCGCGCCTACCACGTCATCCGCAACAGCGAGCTGGGTGCGGCACTCGAGCCGGTGTGGTCCGCCGTCGCCGTGCACCGGGCCGCCGAGTTCAACAAGGCGCACGTGCCGAGTTGCTTCGCCGGCATCGCGCCGCGCCCCTGGGTGACGGTGTATCCGTTCGTGCGCAGCTACGACTGGTACGTGCTCGACGACGCCCACCGCTCCAAGATGCTGCGCGAGCACGGCATGGCCGGGCGCGAATACCCTGACGTGATCGCGTCGACGATGTCCGCCTTTGCGCTCGGCGACTACGAGTGGATCCTCGCCTTCGAGGCCGACGAGCTCCACCGCCTCACCGACGCGATGCGCCACCAGCGCGGCGTCGAGGCGCGCCTGCACGTGCGCGAGGAGACGCCGTTCTTTACCGGCCCGCTCATCACCCTCGACGAGTGGGTCGCCCGCCAGCCGCGCGCCTGACGAGCCTCGTCGGCGCGGCCCTCGTCGGCGGTATCTGCGCCCCGCTCAGGCACACGTAACCTGTGCGGCTCTGTCCCGGATCAAGTGTCACTTGCCTAACCGGGACGGGGCGTCGCCCAGAAGCAGGTGACACTTGATCCGCTCTGTTGCCGCACAGGTTGCACCTGCCCGGGGAGGGCCCAGCAACCCCGGAACATCGCAACATAGATCAAGTTTGTGGTGGGTAGACGAGCCACCAACTTGATCTATGATTTGGCGTCGGCCAGCCACGCGTCGGGCTGGTACACGCAGGTGGGGTCGGAGGCGAGCGGGTCGCCCAGCATGGCGTGGGCGCGGGCCCTTGAGCCACCGCAGATCCAGTTGAAGTCGCACACGCTGCACTTGCCGGAATAGCTCGACGGGTCGCGCAAGGCCTGCATCATGGGCGCGTTCGAGTAGATGTCGTGGAACGACTGCTCTTTCACCGATCCACAGCGGTACGGCAGGAAGCCCGACGGGTACACGTCGCCGATGTGATCCACGAACGCAAAACCCCGGCCCGAGTTCACCCCAATCGGCGGGCGGGGCGGACGTCGATGCGTCACCTCGCCCAGCAGCCGGTCGGTCTCCGCCATCAGCCACCGGTGTAGCTCGCCGCGCTCGGGCATGGGGAGCCCAGCCTGGCGGGCCTCGTCGCGCTGGATCGCCACGCGACGGTAGTTCGGCGCCTCGGTGACCTTCACCGCAATGCGGTCGGAGACGTCGTGCAGCCAGTGCAGCACGTCCTCCATCTGCTCCGGGTCGAGGGGCTCGAGGTTTGAGCCGCGCCCCATCGGTACCAGGAACAGCAGGTACCACATGTGTGCCCGCATGGCGATGGTGTTCGCCAGCAGCTGCGGCAGTTCCTGCAGATTGTTCTTGCAGATCGTGGTGTTCACCTGAAAGCGGAACCCGTGCTTGACAACGAGCTTTGCTGCCTCCATCGTGGCGTCGTAGGTGCCGTCGATGCCGCGGAATGAGTCGTGCGTTTGGGCGGTGGCGCCGTCGAGGGAGAGCGAGAACGCCTTCACGCCGGCCTCGCGCACGGACGCGAGCCGCTCGTCGGTGAGCAGCGGAGTGACCGACGGTGATAGCGCAATCGGCAGCCCGATGCTGGTGCCGTATGCGATGAGCTCTTCCAGATCGGGGCGCTCGAACGCATCGCCGCCGGAGAGAATCACGATGGGGCGAGGCGTGCCGTAGGACGCGAACTCGTCGAGCAGTTTCTTGCCCTCGGCGGTGGTGAGCTGGCGCGGGTCGGGCTTCGTGAAGGCGTCGGCGCGGCAGTGCTTGCACGCCAGCTGACAGGCCCTGGTCACCTCCCACACGATGACGTGCGGCCGCTCGCCGGCGTCGTGATGCAGGGTGCGAACCACGCCCTTGCGGGCCTCGTGAGGATGCGAACCAGGATGCGCAGACATAGCCCCGACGATAACCGTCGCTCAACCGGTCGGCTGCGGCGGGGTCCGCTACCGGAGACGCTAGACAGTCCCGCCGCGCACACCCCGAGTAATGAGGGAGGGGGCCGCAACCGTTTTCCTACAAGGTGTTACGATGGCCGCACTTCTTCGGAGGCAGATGGCGTCATCGAAGATGCCCCTAGCCAGGGAATTCCGGTGAGAATCCGGAGCTGTCGCGCAACGGTATGGCCAAGAGCTGAGCCCGATCACTGGCGAAGGGCTGTGTATTTCCCGGTCGCGCGTAACGACCCCGACAGGAAGTTCAGACTTTGCCCGTTCCTGAACGTGACGAATCGCCCAGGCAGCGCTTGGCCGCGAGGCGCCGTCGGCTGTTTGGGCGCGTCCTCATGCTTGCGGTGCTGCTGTTGGTCTCGCCCGCAATGACCATTGCGTTGGGCCCTGCGGGAGTGCCGATTCCGGAAGTGCTCGGGGTGATTGCGAGCCACATCCCTGGGTTGGACCTGGAGATCACATGGTCGCAGACGGTTGACGCTATCGTCTGGCAGACCCGGGCGCCTCGCATCGTTGGGGCGGTGGTTGTGGGCGCCGTGCTAGGCACTTCTGGAGTAGTGCTGCAAGCCATCGTCCGAAATCCTCTTGCCGAGCCGTATGTACTGGGAGTCAGCTCAGGAGCGTCCACGGGGGCAGCGGTCGGCATGATCATCATCGGGACGACGAGTGCTGCTGGCGTCAGTGGGCTGGCGTTCGTTGGTGCATTGATCGCCACCGGTTTGGTGCTTCTGATCGGAGGGCGTCAGAGCTCGTCGTTGCATCTGGTGTTGGGTGGGCTGGCGGTCGGTTTTGGGTTTCAGGCCGTGACAAACCTCATCGTGTTTTCATCGGGAAGCCCAGAGACGTCTCGAGCCGTGATGTTTTGGATGCTCGGATCTCTGGGACGGATCTCGTGGGCCGACCTCCCGGTGGTGAGCGTGGTTGCCGTAGTACTCGTCGCGCTGATGATGCTGTCCGGCCCGGTTCTCGACGCGCTCAGTAGCGGAGATGGCACGGCCCGCTCCGTAGGGGTGGAACCCGGACCTGCCCGGGCAATCCTGCTAGTGCTCGTATCGGCCGCAGTGGGTGTCGCGGTCGCGACAGCGGGGAGCATCGGGTTCGTAGGGCTCGTGATCCCGCACATGATGCGGTCCTTCGTCGGGCATTCGCACCGGATGCTGGTGCTCGCGAGCGCTCTCGCTTCCTCACTATTTCTCGTCTGGGCGGATGCGTTCGCCCGCATTGCGTTCGCCCCCGCCGAGCTGCCTCTGGGTGTTGTTACTGGGCTCGTCGGGGCACCCATCCTCGTTGTACTCGTGCGGCGATTGGCTCCGGGTCGCTGAAGTCAAACAACAACTATCGAAAGGTTCAACAATGACGAAACGATTGCTGGTACCACTAGCGTTACTATCCCTGGCCGTTGCCGCGTGCGGCACGTCTGCGGCTGACAAGGCGAGTCAGACGAACTCGCCAGCGAGCGAGCCGAGCGCAACCACCTCGCAAGCCAGCGAGCCGAGTGCGGCGACGGGGTTTCCCGCGCGTATCACCAACTGCGGCCATGAGCTGACAGTTGAAAAGGCCCCGGAACGCGTGCTGATGTTTTCCGGCACAGCTGCACCCGTGTTGGATGAGCTGGGTTTGCTGGACAAGGTGACGGCGCACGCCGGTGCGCAGAGGTTCGGCGAGGCAGCCGGCGAGCTCGATCAGAAACTCAGAGCCATCAAGCAGGTTTCCAGCGAGGAGTTGGAGACTGGAGGCGCCACTATGTCCACCGAGGCGATCCTCGCTGTCAACCCAGACCTCGTGCTCGCCTACGACTCAGGCGTTGATCGGGAGGCCCTTGCCAAGCTGGGGATCCCGTTGTACTCACCAGAAGCGCTGTGCCCCAATTATGAGGTCAAGCAGGCCTCGTGGGAGCTGGTGGACGAGGAGTTTGAACGGATTGCCACCATCTTTGGGGCGACCGACCGCTTGCCGCAGGTGTTGGAGCGCCTGCATTCGAAGGTCGACGAGCTCCAGCAGCGCAGCGACGCCGTGGCTGGCTCGAGTGCGGCGGCGCTGTACGTCACGCCAGGGTCATCCACCTTCTACGCGTACGGGACCTCGTCGATGGTGCAGCCAATCTTCTCGGCGGTGGGGCTGAAGAACTCATTCGACGATGAGACCACCCGGGTGTTCGACATGACGATGGAGACCGTGCTGAAGCGGGATCCGGAGTGGATCGTACTGCTCTCCCAGGACGCGACCGAGCAGGAAGCGAGAGACACATTCATGGGGTTCCCCGGCGTGGATGCGCTGCAGGCAGTAACCAAGAACCAGGTTGTTGTCTTGCCATTCGCGCTGACTGACCCACCAAGCAACCTCTCGGTTGAGGGCGCTGTGCGACTTGCGAAGGCGTTGCATCAGT is a genomic window containing:
- a CDS encoding ferrochelatase; the protein is MNIEPYSAIMVASYGGPNQPDDVLPFMRNATRGKGIPDERLLEVSEHYMLFGGKSPINELNAKLVDALQAELHRRGADAPVVIGNRNWEPYMSDVVRELVDGGHKRVLALATSAYQSYSNCRQYHEDLVQASDGQPIVVDKLDPFWWAPEFASANARRVVASWRALRERIGDGRARLVFVTHSIPVGMEERSGPGAPSPHYQAQHLQVAQQVAELAADELGEALTWDLAFCSRSGPPRVPWLEPDVNDHLEAIVDEVDGVVVAPIGFIADHMEVAFDLDNEAAQTARSLGLTYERAGTVGVDDEFVGMLVDHIEDAARRASEGKSVADYCQFAGGTCCLPPQRPTRTGAPS
- the hemQ gene encoding hydrogen peroxide-dependent heme synthase, encoding MKHPSRDERDQQNVDYKAINRESHYSMHAVFATCMPLSDDAEAQATALREEIEATGVTIRGFYDVGGFRADADLMVWMLADDPHALQRAYHVIRNSELGAALEPVWSAVAVHRAAEFNKAHVPSCFAGIAPRPWVTVYPFVRSYDWYVLDDAHRSKMLREHGMAGREYPDVIASTMSAFALGDYEWILAFEADELHRLTDAMRHQRGVEARLHVREETPFFTGPLITLDEWVARQPRA
- a CDS encoding TIGR04053 family radical SAM/SPASM domain-containing protein → MSAHPGSHPHEARKGVVRTLHHDAGERPHVIVWEVTRACQLACKHCRADAFTKPDPRQLTTAEGKKLLDEFASYGTPRPIVILSGGDAFERPDLEELIAYGTSIGLPIALSPSVTPLLTDERLASVREAGVKAFSLSLDGATAQTHDSFRGIDGTYDATMEAAKLVVKHGFRFQVNTTICKNNLQELPQLLANTIAMRAHMWYLLFLVPMGRGSNLEPLDPEQMEDVLHWLHDVSDRIAVKVTEAPNYRRVAIQRDEARQAGLPMPERGELHRWLMAETDRLLGEVTHRRPPRPPIGVNSGRGFAFVDHIGDVYPSGFLPYRCGSVKEQSFHDIYSNAPMMQALRDPSSYSGKCSVCDFNWICGGSRARAHAMLGDPLASDPTCVYQPDAWLADAKS
- a CDS encoding iron ABC transporter permease, which gives rise to MLAVLLLVSPAMTIALGPAGVPIPEVLGVIASHIPGLDLEITWSQTVDAIVWQTRAPRIVGAVVVGAVLGTSGVVLQAIVRNPLAEPYVLGVSSGASTGAAVGMIIIGTTSAAGVSGLAFVGALIATGLVLLIGGRQSSSLHLVLGGLAVGFGFQAVTNLIVFSSGSPETSRAVMFWMLGSLGRISWADLPVVSVVAVVLVALMMLSGPVLDALSSGDGTARSVGVEPGPARAILLVLVSAAVGVAVATAGSIGFVGLVIPHMMRSFVGHSHRMLVLASALASSLFLVWADAFARIAFAPAELPLGVVTGLVGAPILVVLVRRLAPGR
- a CDS encoding ABC transporter substrate-binding protein, with amino-acid sequence MTKRLLVPLALLSLAVAACGTSAADKASQTNSPASEPSATTSQASEPSAATGFPARITNCGHELTVEKAPERVLMFSGTAAPVLDELGLLDKVTAHAGAQRFGEAAGELDQKLRAIKQVSSEELETGGATMSTEAILAVNPDLVLAYDSGVDREALAKLGIPLYSPEALCPNYEVKQASWELVDEEFERIATIFGATDRLPQVLERLHSKVDELQQRSDAVAGSSAAALYVTPGSSTFYAYGTSSMVQPIFSAVGLKNSFDDETTRVFDMTMETVLKRDPEWIVLLSQDATEQEARDTFMGFPGVDALQAVTKNQVVVLPFALTDPPSNLSVEGAVRLAKALHQ